From the genome of Candidatus Hadarchaeales archaeon, one region includes:
- the hisG gene encoding ATP phosphoribosyltransferase — MTEILLAIPNKGRLYEPTMRLLEDAGFGSIDRGERQLFAKTRDPSVMLVFARAQDIPKLVERGAMDLGITGLDLVIESGSKLVELLDLEYGKAKLVVAVSESSGIKKISDIPAGSRVATEFPKIASEFFKKKKIRVEISEISGSAEITPLIGMADLVVDLVSTGTTMKMHGLTIIEEILDTSARLFANPTSLKNKRQKIEQIKTAIESVVRARGKKLILMNIPAEKLDEIKKIVPGMSGPTVSKVEAEVPMLAIQAVVEAQRVDEVVRRAKQVGARDILVVPIERVLP, encoded by the coding sequence ATGACAGAAATTCTGCTGGCGATACCTAACAAAGGCAGGCTCTATGAACCAACCATGAGATTGCTCGAAGATGCCGGATTTGGCTCAATAGACAGAGGGGAAAGGCAGCTTTTTGCAAAAACAAGAGATCCTTCGGTTATGCTGGTTTTTGCCAGAGCCCAAGACATACCGAAACTCGTAGAAAGAGGAGCAATGGATTTGGGAATCACAGGTTTGGATCTGGTGATCGAGAGTGGATCGAAGCTGGTTGAACTTCTCGATTTGGAATACGGAAAGGCAAAATTAGTTGTCGCAGTGAGCGAATCTTCAGGCATAAAAAAGATATCAGATATCCCAGCAGGTAGCCGGGTAGCAACCGAGTTTCCAAAAATAGCTTCAGAGTTTTTCAAGAAAAAGAAAATCAGAGTTGAAATTTCAGAGATCTCAGGATCAGCAGAAATAACACCCCTGATAGGAATGGCAGACTTGGTGGTGGATCTCGTCAGTACCGGTACCACAATGAAGATGCACGGTTTGACGATTATCGAGGAAATTTTAGACACGTCAGCCAGGTTATTTGCGAATCCAACCAGCCTGAAAAATAAACGTCAGAAAATCGAGCAAATAAAAACGGCGATCGAGAGTGTCGTGAGAGCTAGAGGAAAAAAGCTGATCCTTATGAACATTCCGGCCGAAAAGCTTGATGAGATTAAGAAAATCGTTCCAGGAATGTCAGGTCCAACGGTTTCGAAGGTTGAGGCCGAAGTCCCCATGCTCGCGATTCAGGCGGTGGTGGAAGCCCAAAGAGTGGACGAAGTAGTTCGGCGAGCAAAACAGGTTGGAGCGAGAGATATTCTAGTAGTCCCTATCGAGCGCGTTCTTCCGTAG
- a CDS encoding DUF1152 domain-containing protein: MVPKGVSAALVVGIGGGGDIVSAIPVRNYLKRLGIRVLLGGLTWERYVVDPQPGPRKLSEIQNIEPLSETSALASSATVSTKGIRFTASKVSEFLGEKVLLLDPNLGVRGLIRGISAAIKKFNLDMVVGVDGGGDVLISGEEKNIRSPLLDSMMLATLASLDSATLLAVIGCCTDGELTLEEFMRQLARIARFGGLIGAFGLVKEDAEMMERIVPNTSSEVSRLILAAWRGEFGCFKIRGGTREAEVTPFATITFLIDPIVVFREVNPVAKQLVETESLEEANEVLRKAGLFTELDFERSLKGGDL; the protein is encoded by the coding sequence ATGGTGCCGAAAGGGGTGTCTGCTGCTCTAGTAGTCGGGATAGGCGGAGGAGGAGACATAGTGAGCGCGATACCTGTCCGTAATTACCTGAAAAGACTCGGCATCAGAGTTTTACTCGGAGGATTAACTTGGGAAAGATATGTTGTTGATCCACAACCCGGGCCACGCAAGCTTTCAGAGATTCAGAATATCGAGCCACTTTCTGAAACTTCTGCATTGGCATCGTCTGCCACCGTTTCTACTAAGGGCATCCGTTTCACGGCCTCGAAAGTTTCAGAGTTTCTTGGAGAAAAGGTACTGCTTTTGGATCCAAATCTTGGTGTCCGTGGTTTGATTCGTGGAATTTCTGCAGCCATTAAAAAATTTAATCTCGATATGGTTGTTGGAGTGGACGGAGGCGGAGATGTGCTGATTTCAGGAGAAGAGAAAAACATACGCAGTCCTCTTCTTGACAGCATGATGCTTGCCACGCTAGCTTCACTTGATTCTGCCACTCTTCTAGCGGTGATTGGCTGTTGTACCGATGGAGAACTCACGTTAGAGGAGTTTATGCGCCAGTTGGCTAGAATAGCGAGATTCGGCGGGCTTATAGGAGCATTTGGTTTGGTTAAGGAGGACGCAGAAATGATGGAAAGAATAGTACCAAATACTTCTTCAGAGGTGAGTAGACTAATTCTGGCAGCTTGGAGAGGAGAGTTTGGATGTTTCAAAATTCGTGGTGGAACGAGAGAAGCTGAGGTGACACCGTTTGCAACTATCACTTTTCTGATAGACCCCATTGTGGTCTTTCGTGAGGTGAACCCTGTTGCAAAACAACTGGTCGAAACGGAATCTCTGGAGGAAGCAAACGAAGTATTGCGGAAAGCAGGTCTATTCACCGAGCTAGATTTTGAAAGGTCATTAAAAGGTGGTGATCTATGA
- a CDS encoding PAC2 family protein, giving the protein MGKIIYLEKPRLKKPKAVAGLPGIANVGKLAADFMIHKFKAKKFAEIVSEHLPEWGLPDEGDIRTVNIDFYYCMPRNSDFHLILITSDAQATSPVGQYVLSGEILDLLEKESVETLGTMAAYVKGSGESVRSQVVGTATSKKMINLLKEKGIEILTGGVIVGMNGLLPALAALRGIEGFCLLGVTAGGLIDPVASNNVIAAMASILGFKIDSSELLEQLSVFRERIPEQPEEKKEEGVEYIG; this is encoded by the coding sequence ATGGGAAAAATCATATATCTGGAAAAGCCAAGGCTGAAAAAGCCCAAAGCTGTAGCTGGCTTGCCCGGTATTGCAAACGTGGGGAAGCTCGCTGCAGACTTTATGATTCACAAATTCAAAGCAAAAAAATTCGCAGAGATAGTCTCCGAACATCTTCCAGAATGGGGCTTGCCGGATGAAGGAGACATAAGAACTGTTAATATTGATTTTTACTATTGCATGCCAAGGAACTCGGACTTCCATCTTATTTTGATTACCTCAGATGCACAAGCCACCTCTCCGGTCGGACAATACGTGCTGAGCGGAGAAATATTGGATCTTCTCGAGAAGGAATCCGTAGAGACTTTGGGAACAATGGCAGCATATGTAAAGGGTTCTGGAGAAAGTGTTAGGTCTCAAGTAGTTGGAACTGCGACCAGCAAAAAGATGATTAACTTATTGAAAGAAAAAGGAATTGAAATCCTTACGGGTGGTGTGATCGTTGGGATGAATGGTCTTCTGCCTGCCTTAGCAGCTCTTCGGGGTATAGAGGGCTTCTGCCTGCTTGGAGTAACAGCGGGTGGATTGATCGACCCAGTGGCATCCAACAATGTGATAGCAGCTATGGCATCTATTCTTGGATTTAAAATTGATTCATCGGAGCTTTTAGAACAACTTAGCGTTTTCAGAGAGAGAATACCTGAACAGCCGGAGGAAAAGAAAGAAGAAGGTGTAGAATACATTGGGTGA
- a CDS encoding arginine--tRNA ligase, whose amino-acid sequence MNAPWEVFKDQVSKAVSDAVEKLGLKPLRTVEETLEEPPDPKLGDLASTICFELARTEKIPPADLAVKIVNNIVLPELVEKVEPVSGYLNFFAKTPLLAEIVLKTIRKLNEKYGRSEKKNLKVVVEHTSINPTKPLHIGHGRNAILGDTVARIMDALGYEVEVHNYIDDMGRQMAETLVAYEKIKEKPKTKFDHMLGLLYASFHKMLEENKELEKEIEIVLAELEKGEGKVAKRARKLAERCVKENLKTTDKLGISYNMLVWESDLVREGIVQEALDMLKPHMYVGTGEKEGAFLLRLSPLGLEDKILLRSDGTTVYTARDIAYQLWKFGKISRNPKIKLHSIRPGGKKTYTTAPDGKIVKIRKNITKVINIIGAEQRYPQQVVFAALKLLGYEEEYQNSYHLAYEHVWLPTEKFSGRKGTWVGYSVDEVLDEAIERAYQVVKEHAPNEKERFWRRVAKLVGIGAIRYSLLATSPEKKIVFKWEEALDLNKNSGPAIQYSHARACSILRKAGKLRKLRIRGELLVTPSEKKLIILLAKFPTILKIAGENLQPHLLAVYTSELAQEFNRFYETSPVLTATPSELRESRLALVDCVRIVLRNSLDLMGIPAPEKM is encoded by the coding sequence ATGAACGCTCCTTGGGAAGTATTCAAAGACCAAGTTTCCAAGGCTGTGTCCGATGCTGTAGAAAAACTAGGACTAAAACCACTGAGAACCGTAGAGGAAACGCTTGAAGAACCTCCCGACCCAAAACTGGGAGATCTCGCTTCAACTATCTGCTTCGAGCTTGCGAGAACTGAAAAAATTCCTCCAGCAGACCTTGCCGTGAAAATCGTCAACAATATTGTGCTTCCTGAACTCGTAGAAAAAGTCGAACCTGTGAGCGGTTACCTAAACTTTTTCGCCAAGACCCCTCTACTTGCAGAGATCGTCCTGAAAACCATCAGAAAGTTGAACGAAAAATATGGACGATCGGAAAAGAAAAACCTCAAGGTTGTAGTAGAACATACCAGCATAAATCCGACCAAACCACTCCACATAGGACACGGTAGAAATGCTATCTTGGGCGACACGGTTGCTAGAATAATGGACGCACTCGGTTACGAGGTAGAAGTCCATAATTACATCGATGACATGGGGCGGCAGATGGCCGAAACACTTGTAGCTTACGAGAAGATCAAAGAAAAACCGAAAACAAAGTTCGACCACATGCTCGGTCTTCTATATGCTTCATTTCACAAAATGCTTGAAGAAAATAAGGAACTGGAAAAAGAGATAGAAATCGTCCTGGCTGAACTGGAAAAAGGCGAAGGAAAAGTGGCAAAAAGAGCAAGAAAGTTGGCTGAGCGATGCGTAAAAGAGAATTTAAAAACCACAGACAAACTTGGGATTTCCTACAACATGCTTGTATGGGAGAGCGATCTCGTCAGAGAAGGGATCGTACAGGAAGCCCTAGATATGCTTAAACCACATATGTACGTGGGGACTGGTGAAAAGGAGGGTGCTTTTCTTTTGAGGCTTTCTCCGCTTGGCTTAGAAGACAAAATTTTGCTCAGGTCAGATGGCACCACCGTGTACACAGCGAGAGACATCGCTTACCAGCTCTGGAAGTTTGGAAAAATCTCCCGTAACCCCAAAATCAAGCTTCACTCCATACGTCCTGGCGGAAAAAAGACATATACGACCGCTCCGGATGGAAAAATTGTCAAAATTCGGAAAAACATCACAAAAGTCATAAACATCATAGGCGCCGAGCAACGTTACCCGCAGCAGGTGGTTTTCGCTGCCTTAAAGCTACTCGGATACGAAGAAGAGTATCAAAATTCGTACCATTTAGCATATGAACACGTGTGGCTACCTACGGAAAAATTCTCGGGGAGAAAGGGAACATGGGTTGGATACTCGGTAGACGAGGTTTTGGACGAAGCTATAGAAAGAGCATATCAAGTCGTTAAAGAGCATGCACCGAATGAAAAAGAGAGATTCTGGCGCCGAGTGGCAAAACTCGTTGGAATCGGAGCCATCAGATATTCGTTGCTCGCCACATCACCCGAGAAAAAGATAGTTTTCAAATGGGAAGAAGCTCTCGACCTCAACAAGAATAGTGGTCCGGCTATACAATATTCACATGCCAGAGCCTGCAGCATACTCCGAAAGGCTGGTAAATTGAGAAAACTCAGGATCCGTGGTGAGCTTCTTGTTACCCCAAGCGAGAAAAAGCTGATAATTCTACTGGCAAAGTTTCCGACAATCCTGAAAATAGCTGGAGAGAATCTCCAACCACATTTGTTAGCTGTTTACACTTCCGAACTTGCACAGGAATTCAACAGATTCTACGAAACATCCCCTGTTCTTACGGCCACTCCATCAGAACTCAGGGAGTCTAGACTCGCACTGGTTGATTGCGTTAGAATCGTCCTACGTAATTCCTTAGATCTCATGGGAATTCCCGCTCCGGAGAAAATGTAA
- the hisH gene encoding imidazole glycerol phosphate synthase subunit HisH gives MVKISIVDYGVGNLHSIRKAIEFSGAKVLVTKDPKILRGCDAIVLPGVGAFSGAMSEMPKEIVIEEALSGKPIFGICLGMQLLFEYNEEGNGNGLCLVKGRVVRLPNTVKIPHIGWNIVEIVKNHPIVKEIPAQVYMYFVHSYYVQAKDKEISLANSKYGVEFPSIIASENIFGTQFHPEKSGVHGLKIIKNFVSLLK, from the coding sequence ATGGTTAAAATTTCCATCGTCGATTATGGAGTGGGAAATCTGCACAGTATAAGAAAAGCTATTGAATTCTCGGGAGCAAAAGTTTTGGTCACAAAAGATCCAAAAATTTTGAGAGGCTGCGATGCAATAGTTTTGCCCGGGGTGGGGGCTTTTAGTGGGGCAATGAGCGAAATGCCAAAAGAAATCGTCATTGAAGAAGCGCTCTCGGGGAAGCCGATTTTCGGAATTTGTCTTGGAATGCAACTTCTCTTTGAGTATAACGAAGAGGGAAATGGAAATGGTCTCTGTCTTGTGAAGGGGAGAGTTGTGAGATTACCCAATACGGTGAAGATACCACACATAGGATGGAACATAGTTGAGATAGTGAAAAATCATCCGATCGTCAAAGAAATTCCGGCACAAGTTTACATGTATTTTGTGCATTCTTATTATGTTCAAGCGAAGGACAAGGAGATCTCGCTCGCGAATAGCAAATATGGTGTGGAGTTTCCTTCCATAATCGCATCAGAAAACATTTTCGGCACTCAGTTCCATCCAGAGAAAAGCGGCGTGCATGGTCTCAAAATCATAAAGAATTTCGTAAGTCTTTTAAAGTGA
- a CDS encoding aminopeptidase, whose protein sequence is MHDELSEREMRQIAEKFVTKNMKIGKKGKRYENVRILYNITDPSCVRFAEIIEEECWKVGAHTLMIPDSSIRDRRCYELKPEDSLSEMSKISEALAKSVDVTIYIGEEDDPNWARGLAHKLRLSAPVREKIREILDKRKVRWAYFGWPVPGAAKGYGFPVKKFREIFFDCIRETFRERLLETCEVYRKSLENRKEVRITADDGTDLCFSIKKRPILVDDGILSEEDLKRGDVGVNIPAGEVFVAPIETSAKGEIFFDEIAIPGFGKVKQLRLTFENGKIEKFEAEMGEEAFKKFLDANTGEKDRIAEFGIGTNRMARYTGGSIIIDEKIFGTIHIAIGNNRGAYHGKNKASCHLDMIKDMRDGEVTVDGLTIMKGGKPIEH, encoded by the coding sequence GTGCACGACGAATTGTCCGAAAGGGAAATGCGCCAAATTGCAGAAAAGTTTGTAACAAAAAACATGAAGATTGGAAAAAAAGGCAAAAGATATGAAAATGTGAGAATTCTTTACAATATTACCGATCCCTCGTGTGTGAGATTCGCGGAAATAATTGAAGAGGAGTGCTGGAAAGTCGGAGCTCATACCTTAATGATTCCAGATTCCTCAATAAGAGACAGAAGGTGTTACGAGCTTAAACCAGAAGACTCGCTTTCAGAAATGAGTAAAATAAGCGAAGCCTTGGCAAAGAGCGTAGATGTCACGATTTACATAGGAGAAGAAGACGATCCAAATTGGGCTAGAGGGTTGGCCCACAAACTCCGACTTTCCGCACCCGTGCGGGAGAAAATAAGGGAGATCTTAGACAAAAGAAAAGTAAGGTGGGCATACTTTGGATGGCCAGTACCGGGCGCGGCAAAAGGCTACGGATTTCCTGTCAAGAAGTTCCGCGAGATTTTCTTTGACTGCATAAGGGAAACTTTCCGGGAGAGATTGTTGGAAACTTGTGAAGTCTACAGGAAATCGTTGGAAAACAGAAAAGAAGTCAGAATAACGGCCGATGACGGCACCGATCTCTGCTTCAGCATAAAAAAGAGACCTATTTTAGTGGATGACGGAATACTATCTGAGGAGGATTTAAAGCGCGGAGATGTTGGGGTAAACATTCCAGCTGGTGAAGTTTTTGTTGCTCCAATAGAGACCTCTGCAAAGGGAGAAATCTTTTTCGATGAGATTGCGATTCCTGGCTTTGGAAAAGTTAAACAACTGCGATTAACATTTGAAAATGGCAAAATCGAGAAGTTCGAAGCGGAAATGGGTGAAGAAGCATTTAAAAAATTTCTAGATGCGAACACTGGAGAAAAGGACAGAATAGCGGAGTTTGGGATTGGTACAAATAGGATGGCGAGATATACTGGTGGAAGCATTATCATTGATGAAAAAATTTTCGGAACAATACACATTGCGATAGGAAACAATAGAGGAGCATATCACGGAAAGAACAAGGCTTCTTGTCATCTCGACATGATTAAGGATATGCGTGACGGAGAAGTCACGGTCGACGGTTTGACGATAATGAAGGGAGGAAAACCCATAGAACACTAA
- a CDS encoding Lrp/AsnC family transcriptional regulator has protein sequence MRELDELDRRILKILQENAETPYSQISAKLGISKAAVHKRLKELKRRGVIKRICAIVDPKMLGKGLKAFVGVSTEPGACPEVIGKLRERPEILEIHEMAGEHDLLLKVIVSDTEQLNVFLHEIDKLPGISGSKTFVVLKTEKETSFVEP, from the coding sequence ATGCGAGAACTCGACGAGCTCGATAGAAGAATATTGAAAATCCTGCAAGAAAATGCCGAAACACCTTATTCACAGATTTCCGCCAAATTGGGGATAAGCAAGGCGGCCGTCCACAAAAGACTGAAGGAGCTCAAGAGAAGAGGCGTAATAAAGAGAATCTGCGCAATTGTCGATCCTAAAATGCTAGGTAAGGGACTGAAAGCGTTCGTTGGCGTTTCTACCGAGCCAGGTGCGTGTCCGGAGGTTATCGGAAAACTTCGTGAAAGACCGGAGATCCTTGAGATTCATGAAATGGCTGGTGAACATGATTTACTCTTAAAGGTCATCGTGAGCGACACCGAACAGCTGAATGTCTTTCTACACGAAATCGACAAGCTGCCAGGGATAAGCGGCAGTAAAACATTCGTGGTCCTGAAAACTGAAAAGGAGACCTCCTTTGTGGAACCATGA
- a CDS encoding DUF4430 domain-containing protein — protein MKSIKTTVLVVLVAVFSVSLLEYFLFYGQPSSVRENQAIQVHISIVEVGEENFILKDNILLLSSGSTALDALLRIAEVQYTSYPGMGVFVNSIDGKANTATKWWLYKVNNVYVNVSASRCILENGDNVVWEYTSFFPF, from the coding sequence ATGAAATCAATAAAAACAACCGTTCTGGTAGTTCTGGTAGCAGTTTTTTCTGTTTCTCTTTTGGAATATTTCTTGTTCTACGGTCAACCATCTTCGGTGAGAGAAAATCAAGCAATACAAGTTCACATCTCCATAGTTGAAGTTGGAGAAGAAAACTTCATCCTTAAGGACAACATTCTTCTGCTCTCCTCTGGTTCCACAGCCTTAGATGCTCTTTTAAGAATCGCCGAAGTTCAATACACAAGTTATCCGGGAATGGGTGTTTTTGTCAATTCTATCGATGGGAAAGCTAACACGGCAACAAAATGGTGGCTTTACAAGGTCAATAACGTTTACGTTAATGTTTCCGCTAGCCGCTGTATTTTAGAAAACGGAGACAACGTTGTCTGGGAATATACTTCATTCTTTCCGTTCTAA
- a CDS encoding DUF6580 family putative transport protein translates to MKNQIYQRITALLTVALILVIFNKIVLSRWGLPNVELIIPVLVIFGCYSNCWKLSMLTILLVAVLDILLWGFHPIYLFTWSGFAFCWYFWGRNAFDPFSSTRRILKRASISVLASILFFDLYTAIGCWLLWYPKTLSGLVATYVAQVPFTLYHLLSLGFVSPLVLLGKKISRVPITVPVAVRVGTCRRVSR, encoded by the coding sequence ATGAAAAATCAGATTTATCAAAGGATAACTGCTCTGCTAACAGTTGCATTGATATTGGTGATTTTCAATAAGATAGTGCTTAGCAGGTGGGGTCTTCCAAATGTCGAGTTGATAATTCCCGTGCTCGTAATTTTCGGTTGCTATTCAAATTGTTGGAAACTCTCCATGTTGACAATTCTATTGGTGGCCGTCTTGGACATCCTACTTTGGGGATTTCATCCGATTTATCTTTTCACGTGGTCCGGATTTGCATTTTGTTGGTATTTCTGGGGGAGAAATGCATTTGACCCATTTTCGAGCACGCGCAGAATTCTGAAAAGAGCGTCCATCTCAGTTCTCGCTTCCATACTTTTCTTTGATCTCTACACGGCGATAGGGTGCTGGCTCTTGTGGTACCCAAAAACGTTATCAGGGCTTGTGGCAACATATGTCGCTCAGGTCCCGTTTACTCTATATCATCTGCTCTCGCTTGGGTTTGTTTCACCTTTAGTCCTGTTGGGTAAGAAAATCTCAAGAGTGCCCATAACAGTTCCAGTTGCTGTTAGAGTGGGAACATGCAGGAGAGTGAGCAGATGA
- the hisC gene encoding histidinol-phosphate transaminase has translation MISPTKKVKKFFKSGATYPYSSAYGEKAEEYINLSSNESPYGPSPSIKRLIKKEITKLSLYPDPACTELKREISKFLEVSPDCLVIGNGSDEIMDLVCKAFLEEGEKVFIPLPSFAIYEMVSRLYGGCLRFYKLPKFEWRNDIASKARGCKLAFVGRPNNPTGNLPPKSLVEKISKMVGILVIDEAYIEFSDEESLAKWASEQSNVLVLRTFSKAFGLAGLRIGYGVGNPKLVQLLDAIRLPFNINRIAQAAAIAALRDKKYFERVVRIIKSEREKMAKELKSLGLRPLPSQANFLMVDVKPWNVNAEDFCKMLMRKKILVRSLVNFRGAGENFVRITIGSPEQNRELIAALKELRRNLS, from the coding sequence ATGATATCTCCGACGAAAAAAGTAAAAAAATTTTTCAAGTCTGGAGCAACATACCCATATTCTTCGGCTTATGGTGAAAAAGCTGAGGAGTACATAAATCTATCCTCGAACGAGAGTCCTTATGGTCCCTCTCCGAGCATAAAAAGGTTGATTAAAAAAGAAATCACCAAACTCTCGCTCTATCCCGATCCGGCTTGCACAGAACTCAAACGAGAAATTTCAAAATTTTTGGAAGTTTCTCCAGACTGTTTAGTCATAGGAAATGGCTCCGATGAAATAATGGACCTTGTCTGCAAGGCTTTTCTAGAAGAGGGAGAGAAAGTCTTCATTCCTTTGCCATCATTTGCTATTTATGAAATGGTCAGCCGGCTTTACGGTGGATGTTTGAGATTCTACAAATTGCCAAAGTTTGAATGGAGAAATGACATAGCTTCGAAAGCCCGAGGATGCAAGTTAGCATTTGTTGGCAGACCAAACAATCCGACCGGTAATCTTCCACCAAAATCTTTGGTAGAAAAGATCTCCAAAATGGTCGGAATTCTCGTCATAGACGAAGCATACATCGAATTTTCGGACGAGGAGTCTCTCGCGAAATGGGCTTCTGAGCAATCAAACGTGCTAGTATTAAGAACTTTTTCGAAGGCCTTCGGCTTGGCTGGTTTGAGAATAGGTTACGGGGTTGGAAATCCCAAGCTAGTTCAGCTTCTGGATGCAATAAGGTTGCCGTTCAACATAAACAGAATCGCGCAAGCAGCCGCAATAGCAGCTCTGCGGGATAAAAAATACTTTGAGAGAGTAGTTCGAATAATAAAAAGCGAACGGGAAAAAATGGCAAAAGAATTGAAATCTTTGGGTCTGAGGCCGTTACCTTCTCAAGCTAACTTTTTAATGGTCGATGTAAAACCTTGGAATGTGAACGCGGAAGATTTCTGTAAAATGCTCATGAGGAAAAAAATTCTCGTTCGCAGTCTTGTAAACTTTAGAGGAGCGGGAGAGAACTTCGTGAGGATAACGATAGGAAGCCCGGAGCAAAACAGAGAGCTGATCGCAGCTCTTAAGGAACTTAGGAGGAATTTGTCATGA
- a CDS encoding MBL fold metallo-hydrolase translates to MKSFVIGEGKISVQPLAFESLGVRGMSTLVKTDDVTVLIDPGSALGPRFNLSPHRLEYIALAASKKNIIRAARKADVIVITHYHHDHYTPFFHEWTWLWSSPEMAEKIYSGKLILAKDISENINPAQRRRGYLLWKKISEIAEVKPADGKTFDFGSTVLKFSKPVPHGFTKNGQGNVLMLSLKSDNECALHASDVQGPIDEKVTKMVLREKPKLAIIGGPPLYLLGFKIGEKEMELAERNLRSISRKTEVVVVDHHLLRSADYAEFLNPIVMEAKRMGHRVCTASELVGLETRLLEARRRELHQSEPMHREWYKKLKEMVAWDEL, encoded by the coding sequence ATGAAGAGTTTTGTCATTGGGGAAGGGAAAATCTCCGTTCAACCGCTTGCATTTGAAAGCCTCGGTGTGCGGGGAATGAGTACCCTTGTAAAAACCGATGATGTAACTGTTTTGATCGATCCTGGTTCTGCATTGGGTCCAAGGTTTAATCTAAGTCCGCATCGGCTAGAATATATTGCCTTAGCAGCATCAAAGAAAAACATAATCCGGGCGGCTAGAAAAGCCGATGTTATTGTGATTACTCACTATCATCACGATCATTACACACCTTTTTTTCATGAATGGACCTGGCTTTGGAGTTCGCCCGAGATGGCTGAGAAAATCTACAGCGGTAAGCTGATTCTGGCCAAAGACATTTCCGAAAACATAAATCCCGCGCAAAGAAGACGTGGCTACCTCCTCTGGAAAAAAATATCAGAAATTGCCGAAGTAAAGCCAGCCGATGGAAAAACTTTCGATTTTGGAAGCACTGTTCTTAAATTTTCAAAACCAGTTCCTCATGGTTTTACAAAGAATGGTCAAGGCAATGTTTTAATGCTTTCGTTGAAAAGCGACAACGAGTGCGCTCTTCATGCTTCTGATGTCCAGGGACCGATTGACGAAAAAGTTACCAAAATGGTTCTTCGGGAAAAACCAAAACTCGCAATAATCGGTGGGCCCCCCTTGTATCTCCTTGGATTTAAAATAGGAGAGAAAGAAATGGAATTAGCTGAGCGCAATTTACGTTCGATATCGCGAAAAACCGAAGTGGTTGTTGTAGATCATCACCTTCTACGATCGGCCGATTATGCGGAGTTTCTGAATCCAATTGTCATGGAAGCCAAACGAATGGGACATAGGGTTTGCACAGCTTCAGAGTTAGTGGGACTAGAGACACGTTTGTTGGAAGCGAGAAGAAGAGAGCTTCATCAAAGCGAACCTATGCATAGAGAATGGTATAAGAAGCTGAAAGAGATGGTTGCTTGGGATGAACTATAG
- the deoC gene encoding deoxyribose-phosphate aldolase, producing the protein MKISMRMIPRIEKKASRLHLKLEELAGMIDHTLLQPYEGRKAIERLCEEASKYRFRCVCVHPYWLKLSRVKLAGTGVGLATVVGFPHGLEGVEAKVEETRLAIKAGADEIDMVMNIAAFLDGMYTEVEREIEGVVKAADGKVVKVILEAGFLTYEQVIKACKIVKSAGADFVKTSTGFGPMGATVLHVFLMRKAVGRDFGVKASGGIRNFRDALRMIAAGANRIGTSAGVAIIEGYKKEKNLAWIPEIPCNLCPSGKLDPKIPPTLYQYYSEKCIDCPFRKYRLKSKG; encoded by the coding sequence ATGAAAATATCGATGAGGATGATACCACGCATTGAAAAGAAAGCGAGCAGATTGCATCTCAAGTTGGAAGAACTAGCTGGAATGATCGATCACACACTCCTTCAGCCATATGAGGGAAGAAAAGCAATTGAGAGGCTTTGCGAGGAGGCTTCTAAATACCGGTTTAGGTGCGTATGCGTTCATCCTTACTGGCTTAAACTCTCTCGCGTAAAATTGGCCGGAACTGGTGTAGGCCTGGCAACTGTAGTCGGTTTCCCGCACGGTTTGGAGGGGGTAGAAGCCAAGGTGGAAGAAACGAGACTTGCGATCAAAGCCGGTGCCGATGAAATCGACATGGTGATGAACATCGCTGCCTTTCTAGATGGAATGTATACGGAAGTAGAACGAGAAATCGAAGGAGTCGTTAAAGCAGCCGACGGAAAAGTAGTCAAGGTAATACTTGAAGCAGGTTTTCTCACATACGAGCAAGTAATAAAAGCCTGCAAAATCGTGAAGAGTGCTGGCGCGGATTTCGTTAAGACATCAACTGGTTTCGGTCCGATGGGAGCAACTGTACTTCACGTTTTCCTTATGCGAAAAGCCGTAGGCAGAGATTTTGGAGTAAAGGCTTCTGGAGGCATAAGGAACTTCAGAGATGCTTTAAGAATGATTGCGGCGGGGGCGAATAGAATAGGCACGAGTGCAGGGGTGGCGATTATCGAGGGATACAAAAAGGAAAAGAACTTGGCCTGGATACCGGAAATTCCCTGCAATCTCTGTCCAAGTGGAAAGTTGGATCCAAAAATACCACCCACACTTTACCAGTATTATTCAGAAAAATGTATAGATTGTCCATTCAGGAAATATAGATTAAAATCCAAAGGTTAG